Below is a genomic region from Miniphocaeibacter halophilus.
CCAAAGGTTTTAAAACGTCATTAAAAACCCTTATAGCATTAGGAACTCCTTCCTTAAGAGTATTATATGTATCAACTAATAAAGTTGTATCATCTGGGAAAGTTTCCGCATATGCTTTAAAAGCTTCATATTCATTTTCAAACATCATTACCCAAGAATGAGCCATTGTACCTAAAGCTGGAACATTGAATATTTTATCTGTTAAGGTATTAGAACTACCAATAACACCACCAACATAAGCAGCTCTGGCTCCTAGTGTTGCAGCATCGGCTCCCTGAGCTCTTCTAGCACCAAACTCCATTACAGCTCTCCCATTAGCAGCCCTAACGATTCTATTGGCCTTAGTAGCAATTAAAGTTTGGTGATTAATACACAATAAGGCCATAGTTTCAATTAATTGTGCTTGTACAGCCGGTGCTCTTACCGTTACTAAAGGTTCATTTGGAAAAGCAATTGAGCCTTCAGGCATTGCCCATATGTCTCCTTCAAACTTAAAATCCCTTAAATAGTCTATAAATTTTTCTGAAAATATATTTTTACTTTTAAAATATTCTATATCTGATTCTGAGAATTTTAGATTTTCAATGTAGCTAATTAATTGCTCTAAGCCTGCTAAAATTACAAAGCCTCCATTATCAGGCACATTTCTAAAGTATAGGTCAAAATATGTAATAATATCTTCTTTATTTTTTTCTAAATATCCGTTAGCCATAGTGAATTCATAAAAATCGGCTAACATTCCAAGGTTGTATTCATCTTTCCAATTTAACAAAACTACTCCTCCTTTAGAAGTTACGTTAACTATTATTTATATTATGATTATAAGGGATTTTCTAGAAATATGAAAGAATATATATTTATATTGACAATAGTTATCAATAGTTTTATAATATTTACATACCCATGGGGGGTATACAAATAGGAGGAATTATGAAAAATATAAATATAAAAATAAATGGAATGACCTGACAATCATGCTCCTCTAGGATAGAGAAGGTCTTGTCAAAAATAAAAGGTATATCAGATATTAATGTTAACTCCGTTACCGGTATAGGAACTATGAATATAGATGATGATGTTAATATTGATGAAATTATAGAAAAAATAGAGGCAATAGGTTTTGAAGTTCCGGAAGAAACTATAAAACTAAATATAGAGGGAATGACCTGTGAAGCATGTTCAAAAAGAATAGAGAAGGTTTTGTCAAAACTGCCAATTGAAGAAGCTGTAATCAACTCTTTACAAAATGTAGGTACAGTAAGGTTTAAAAACGGATTTGTAAGTGAAGACGAAATAATAAAAGCCGTAGAAAAAGCTGGCTTTAAAGCAAAGGTTGTAAGCGAAGATGATAATGTTGTAAGTAATGATGAAAAAGAATTAAAGAAATTAAAAAGGGATTTAATTATTTCTGCAATATTTACCATTCCTTTATTTTCTGCAATGTTTTTCCACATGGCAGGTATTCATACTATTTTAAATGAAGGATGGTTTCAACTTATTCTTGCAACACCTGTACAGTTTTTCATAGGTGGAAGGTTTTATAAGGCTGCTTATAATTCAATAAGAGGTGGCGGAGCCAACATGGATGTACTTATAACAATGGGTACTTCAGCTGCCTATTTTTATTCTATTTATCATGTAATAATTGGTTCATCGGAACTTTATTTTGAATCAAGTGCTGTAATTATTACTTTGATTTTATTAGGTAAATATTTTGAAAAAAGAGCCAAGACTAGAACAACAGATGCAATTAATAAACTACTTGAATTACAGGCAAAAACCGCCGTTGTTGAAAGAGATGGAAAGGAAATTGAAATATCTGTAGAAGATGTTGTAATAGGCGATACTATATTAGTAAAACCAGGTGAAAAAATACCTGTTGATGGAACTATTGTTTTTGGAAATACGAATATAGATGAATCCATGATAACAGGGGAATCCATTCCTGTTGAAAAAACAGTTGATGATGAAGTAATAGGTGCAACAATTAATAAAAATGGATTTATAAAATTCAAAGCAACTAAAATTGGTAAAGATACAATGCTGGCACAGATTATTAAGCTAGTAGAAGATGCACAGGGACATAAAGCTCCTGTCCAAAGGCTGGCCGATAAAATATCAGGTATTTTTGTCCCTGCAGTTATAGTAATAGCCTTAATAACTTTTCTTCTAACTTATTTTCTAAAAGGAAGCTTTGACAATGCTATTATGAATGCAGTGGCAGTTTTAGTTATAGCTTGCCCATGTTCTTTAGGCCTAGCAACACCTACAGCAATTATGGTAGGAACAGGAAAAGGTGCAGAATTAGGGATTTTAATTAAATCCGGTGAATATTTAGAAAAAGCCTATGAAATGAATGCAATAGTTTTTGATAAAACAGGAACAATTACAGAAGGTAAACCTGCTGTTGTCGATATAAAAAACTATAATATCATTTCTGAAAATAAGTTGATTTCAATTGCTGCTTCACTGGAAAAAATAAGTGAACATCCTCTAGGAGAAGCTGTAGTGAAATATGCAACAGAAAACAATCATAGTATGGTGGAGGTTGTAGACTTTAATTCCATTACAGGAAAGGGAATTGAGGGTAAAATAGATAATAAAAAATATTATATTGGAAGTAAAAAACTTCTAAATGAAAAAAATATTGTTTATGATGAAAAAGATATTAATGATTTTCAAGAAAAAGGTCAAACACCTTTATTAATTTCCGATGAAGAAAATCTTTTAGGTATTATTTCAGTTGCAGATGAGGTAAAGCCCACATCAAAAGAAGCTATAGACGAACTTGGAGAAATGGGCGTAGATGTTTATATGATTACTGGCGACAGTAAAAGAACGGCAAAGGCAATAGGAAAAAGCATTGGAATTAGAAATATATTGGCTGAGGTTTTACCAAATGAAAAGGCTGAAAAAGTTAAGGCGATAAAAGAAGAGGGAAAAGTAGTTGGTATGGTAGGAGATGGAATAAATGACGCTCCTGCTTTAGTTGAAAGCGATATAGGATTTGCTATTGGAACCGGTACAGATATTGCCATAGAAGCATCGGATATAACTATAATAAATGGTGATTTATGCTCAGTAGTAACCAGTATAAAATTAAGTAAAAGAACTATGCGAACAATAAAACAAAACTTATTCTGGGCCTTTTTCTATAATGCAATAGGAATACCAATTGCTGCACTTGGATTTTTAGATCCGATGATAGCAGGAGCAGCAATGGCATTTAGTTCTGTTTCAGTAGTTTCTAATTCATTAAGACTTAAAAATTTTAAAAAATAAAAGGAGAATAAAATGAAAAAATTAATAGTAAGCGGAATGACTTGTTCCCACTGTGAAAAATCAGTAAAGGAAGCTTTGGGGAATTTAAAGGGAGTTAAAAATGTAAATGTGGATTTAAACACTAAAGTTGTTACAGTAGAAGGGGATAACCTAGAGGATACTGTATTAAAAGATGCAGTTGAGAGTATAGGTTTTGATGTAGATAGTATAGAATAATGAAAGAGGGAAAAGCTAAGGCGTTAAAAAAACTAAAAATAGTTAGAGGTCAAATGGATGGAGTAATTAGAATGTTGGAAGAAGACCGCTATTGTGTAGATATTTCAACTCAACTACTTGCCATAATTGGTCAAATTAGAAAAGCTAATACCGATATTTTAGCAGATCATTTAAAAACCTGCGTTACAGATGCAATAAAAAACGATGAAAGTGATCGTGATGAAAAAATAAATGAAATAGTAAATATAATAGATAAATATGTAAAGTAAGACCTAGGTCTTACTTTTTTACTTGACAATGTTTTGAGTTGTGATATAATTTAACTTTTGTTTACCATTTTTGAAATATGTTATATAATGTTATTGTGAGGTGAAAATATGTTTGATATAGGTGATAAGATTGTTTATCCTATGCATGGTGCAGGTGTAATTATAGAAAAGGAAAAAAAAGATATTTTAGGTATTGAAAAAGAATACTTTATTTTGAAGATGCCAGTTGGAGATATGAAAATTTCAATTCCTATTGATAAAATTAATGAAGTTGGTATTAGAAATATTGTAGATAACGATGTTGTTGAGGATATATTTGAAATACTATCAGAAGATCAAGGAGAAATAATATCAAATTGGAATCAAAGATACAAAGATAATCTGGAAAAATTAAGAACTGGTGATTTATATGAAATATCTAAAGTTTTTCGAGATTTGTATATATTGGATAGTGAAAAAGGACTTTCCATGGCTGAAAAAAAGATATTGAACACTTCAAAGAAAATGTTGATTTCAGAAATTTCCGTTGTTGAAGATGAATTAGCCTCCGAAGTAGAGTACAAAATTATAAGCTCTATTAAATTATAATATATTATTATATTTAATAAGGAGGTGAAAAAATGGCGAAAAAAGTGTTTAATATTTTTATGATTTTATTAGGTGGAATTTGTGGTTTTACAGTTGTTTATTTACTAGATAAAGTACAATTACTAAGTAGCTTTGAAGGAGTTGTTAAAACTGTAATCTATGTTATTGGCATTATTCTATTTTCTATTATATTTTATTTGATTTTTCCCAAAATCATAAAAGGAATTGATAAGTCGACTAAAAATGTTGAGTCGGAAATAGCTAAATTACCTATTAGCGAAGTTTTACTTGGAGTAGTTGGAATGATAATTGGGCTTATAGTAGCATTACTGGTTTCCTATCCATTACTACAGTTAGAACTGCCCTATGTAGGTAATATTCCTATGGTAATATTGTCTATAATCATATTTATTTCCCTAGGTTATTTAGGTTTAAGAGTTGGACGCACTAATAAAAGTGATTTAAATAATACTTTTCAAAAAATGAGAATATCCAAGGATAAGGTCAGTAAAAAAACAATTAATGAATCAATAAAAATTCTTGATACTTCAGTGATTATTGATGGTAGAATTAAGGATATAATTGAAGCAGGATTTATAGAAGGAAAAATTATTGTTCCTATTTTTGTTCTTGAGGAGCTACAACATATAGCAGATTCAGACAATGACTTAAGAAGACAAAAAGGAAGAAGAGGCTTAGATATTTTAAAGCTGATTCAAAATATTACCAGTACTGAAGTAGAAATTTCTCAAAAAAGATATTCGGATATTGAGGAAGTCGATTCGAAAAT
It encodes:
- a CDS encoding nicotinate phosphoribosyltransferase, coding for MLNWKDEYNLGMLADFYEFTMANGYLEKNKEDIITYFDLYFRNVPDNGGFVILAGLEQLISYIENLKFSESDIEYFKSKNIFSEKFIDYLRDFKFEGDIWAMPEGSIAFPNEPLVTVRAPAVQAQLIETMALLCINHQTLIATKANRIVRAANGRAVMEFGARRAQGADAATLGARAAYVGGVIGSSNTLTDKIFNVPALGTMAHSWVMMFENEYEAFKAYAETFPDDTTLLVDTYNTLKEGVPNAIRVFNDVLKPLGKRPKGIRLDSGDIAYLSKQSRIMLDDAGYEDCKIVASSSLDEFKIKALINQGAKVDSFGVGERLITSKSSPVFGGVYKLVAIEKNNKIIPKIKISENVEKITTPGFKQIYRIYDNITKKAEADLVCLFDEEIDTTKPLEIFHPVHTWKRKVIENFSVKKLLLPIFKNGKLIYNPPTLDDITNYRKTELNSFWDEIKRFDYPHLYVVDLSLKLWNLKTDLLQNR
- a CDS encoding copper-translocating P-type ATPase, with product MAGIHTILNEGWFQLILATPVQFFIGGRFYKAAYNSIRGGGANMDVLITMGTSAAYFYSIYHVIIGSSELYFESSAVIITLILLGKYFEKRAKTRTTDAINKLLELQAKTAVVERDGKEIEISVEDVVIGDTILVKPGEKIPVDGTIVFGNTNIDESMITGESIPVEKTVDDEVIGATINKNGFIKFKATKIGKDTMLAQIIKLVEDAQGHKAPVQRLADKISGIFVPAVIVIALITFLLTYFLKGSFDNAIMNAVAVLVIACPCSLGLATPTAIMVGTGKGAELGILIKSGEYLEKAYEMNAIVFDKTGTITEGKPAVVDIKNYNIISENKLISIAASLEKISEHPLGEAVVKYATENNHSMVEVVDFNSITGKGIEGKIDNKKYYIGSKKLLNEKNIVYDEKDINDFQEKGQTPLLISDEENLLGIISVADEVKPTSKEAIDELGEMGVDVYMITGDSKRTAKAIGKSIGIRNILAEVLPNEKAEKVKAIKEEGKVVGMVGDGINDAPALVESDIGFAIGTGTDIAIEASDITIINGDLCSVVTSIKLSKRTMRTIKQNLFWAFFYNAIGIPIAALGFLDPMIAGAAMAFSSVSVVSNSLRLKNFKK
- a CDS encoding heavy-metal-associated domain-containing protein codes for the protein MKKLIVSGMTCSHCEKSVKEALGNLKGVKNVNVDLNTKVVTVEGDNLEDTVLKDAVESIGFDVDSIE
- a CDS encoding metal-sensing transcriptional repressor, coding for MKEGKAKALKKLKIVRGQMDGVIRMLEEDRYCVDISTQLLAIIGQIRKANTDILADHLKTCVTDAIKNDESDRDEKINEIVNIIDKYVK
- a CDS encoding CarD family transcriptional regulator is translated as MFDIGDKIVYPMHGAGVIIEKEKKDILGIEKEYFILKMPVGDMKISIPIDKINEVGIRNIVDNDVVEDIFEILSEDQGEIISNWNQRYKDNLEKLRTGDLYEISKVFRDLYILDSEKGLSMAEKKILNTSKKMLISEISVVEDELASEVEYKIISSIKL
- a CDS encoding PIN/TRAM domain-containing protein, producing the protein MAKKVFNIFMILLGGICGFTVVYLLDKVQLLSSFEGVVKTVIYVIGIILFSIIFYLIFPKIIKGIDKSTKNVESEIAKLPISEVLLGVVGMIIGLIVALLVSYPLLQLELPYVGNIPMVILSIIIFISLGYLGLRVGRTNKSDLNNTFQKMRISKDKVSKKTINESIKILDTSVIIDGRIKDIIEAGFIEGKIIVPIFVLEELQHIADSDNDLRRQKGRRGLDILKLIQNITSTEVEISQKRYSDIEEVDSKILQLAKELKGKVITNDYNLNKVATVRDIEVLNINELANAMKPIVIPGEQMTVTILKDGKEANQGLAYLEDGTMIVIEDGKNYIGKTVETTVTSVLQTAAGKMIFVRINLNNGKK